GAAAACTATATTCAGGATGAGCACCCCAAGAGGTTTTCCAGCTTTCAGTTGgcacattcaggtgtgtgtaaaCACAATCCCACAGTCTTCCCAAGGTAAAAGAGAGTCCTCCCTATTTCCCTCCAAAGCTTACCAGCAGGATGCTCTCCCAGGCCATCCATCGTATAGGCAGCACCGCCCGGCCCTGGATGCGATAGTAGTCGCTGCTGTACAGGTTTCGGCTCATGCCAAAGTCGGCGATCTTGATGGTGAGGCGGCGGTCCAGCAGGCAGTTTCTCGTAGCCAGGTCACGGTGCACAAAGTTCAAAGATGCCAAATACTTCATCCCTGAAGAGATCTGCACCGCCATGTGGAGGAGGTCAGACAGGCTGGAGGTGGGGAAGCAGAAAACAATGAGAATCAAAACTGCGGATCAGCTGTTTCATATACGATCTgtgcaaactgtgtgtgtggttaacCTGACTGAAGGGATGTTGTTGGCATGTGTCAGAGTGCTCTCGATCTCCCGCTGCGACAGGAACATGTTGAGGTCTCCGTTCTCCATGTACTCAGTAACCATGCACAGCGGGTCGGacgacacgcacacacacagcagtcggATGATGTTGGGGTCATTCAGGCGGGACATGATCTTTATTTCCTTCAGGAAGTCGTTCCTGATGGACGGAGAGATAAAGGAGACATTTTCAGGTCTGTTCTTCAGCTCCTCGTTCCTCAGTGTGAAGGCTGTTCCAGTTCACTGCTTCCTACGTGAGAGGAAACCCCAGGTTCCCTTTGACCTCAGTCCGCTCAGTTTATTATACGACATTTTGTATAAATTTGCCACATACTGGTTTCGTCTGATGAGCCAACAAAGCCTTCTGACCACCTCATATgctgtttgtagaagcagatcagagcagagctgctgtgctTGGACCTCTGAAGATCTCCACCAGCTGTTACAGAACTGATGGATCACACTGCTCCCCTTTATGCCAGTTTATCCTGATACCACGTTCTGCTCTTACTTCAAATGAAACTCTTTTACAGACCAATGGAGGTAGGAGGGGACGCTGAATCTGTCAGTGTGGATCCCATTTAGGAGCTTTATGGTCTCCACTTTACTAGTGATGgactataataatataataatatataaataggGATTAATTCTTATGATGTGAATGTATTAAAGCAGTGATTATACTGACAGTTTTAATATACACAgtctcacatacacactcatGAAGAGTACCTGGCTTGGCTGGTAGCGTCGGCCCTCAGCTGTTTAACAGCCACGAGCACCGAGCGGCCATCTCGGTCAGGGAGGGGCGAGCCTTCCCCAAGGAACTCTGGGAGTCCCTCTGCCTCACACAGATGGACCTGCAAGGAAAGATGTCATGTGACAGGTGAAAGACTCCGAGATGTTTCCAGGATATCCAGCCACACCTGCCCCAGCTCACCTCGCCAAACTGCCCCTCCCCGAGCTTCTCCCTGAAGATCAGCTGTTGCCGCGGGAACTCGGCCGCGGAGATGTCCTTCCTGGTGAGAGAGTCGACGGTGAGGGCGGGGACGGCGTACATGTTGCTGCCGGTGACGCCCTGCAGCCGCACGATGTCCGTCTCAGCGTAGTGCGGCGCGTTGTTATGGAAACACTGATGCGGCGTGCACTGGGTGATGTCGGGCTCGGCGTACCCCCCCCCACAGGCTGATGGAgagaggatttattgtttgaTTAATACTTCATATAAAAACTAAAGTCAAGGGAAACTTACCTGAAAGTACCAACAGTCAAGGTCTTAATTATCATCAATTTGTAGTTTTGGATCAAAGGTAAAAAACTTTGATAATGTTTTATTGGTGCGATTAAACCACTTAAGCTGGTTTTTACTGTAGCCCAACCTAAGGCTCAGGCCCCATTCAGTGTCCGGAGACAaatcagaggaaagaaaagatgGAGACTCGGCCGGATAACCCACCAAACTTCAAAAGTATTTGATCGtgaatacatatacatacagtaccagtactgtatgtatatgtattctTGTATTTCACTGACATATATGTGATCTGATCAAATGCATGAAGTCACACCTTTCAGCTCTTACCACGCAGCCAGCCTGATGTCATGTGACAGGAAGTCAGCAGGAGGAGGTCATAGAGAGGATTACCAAGGAGGAGAgctggaagaagaggaaacttGGAAGAGAGGCATAGAGccggaggagaaggagagaagacTGCAGAATGAACGAGCATGCATGTTCAACTTCATCAGGGAGCCTTaaagagacagaggagggaaaACGCCTGTTTAACGTGTTCTGAAGGAAATGAAGGAGCTGGTAATGAGTGACCAGAGCTCCGACAGACGGGGAAGTCTGATGATAATCctaaccagcagggggcagacTTCTGCAGTTTGTCTCACCAAAAGACCCCCAACCCCCCCTCAGCTTTCATCTACAGCTGTGATTAATCATGTCATCATGGACAGATGTGGAGGCATCAGTGATTCTGTCCTAATGCAAACCCAAACACACGATCATAGAGCGGTcactaaaacacaaacatgatgatGAGACATTCGGGGGAAATTCTGGTGTTTACCAGATGCCTCTGCGCTCTGCGACAGCTCCGGGAGCTTGTTTCTCAGCACCGCTGGGTTCTGGTACTGTGGGTCCAACAGGAAAATTCTCTCATAGTGAGGGTCAGAGTTCACGGGACCTGAGGAAAACAGCAGGAATCAGACATTTTCCGATGATCTGAGGTCAGTGTTACAGAACAGGGCGAGGCTGAATGGGGCTGGTTAGAACTCATGTATCAGCTCCTGAAAAACTATAATAAAGTGAACACTTAAAAAACACATCCatctaaaatataatataatattcagtttcagtgttttaatttattcctttctgcataaataataaataatgcaatCACAGGCATGCTTCAGCCAATACAAAGGAAAGAGGAGTACCGGCGGGGGCGCGTCCGGATCGTGGGGGCACAGGAGGAGTCTGTAAAATGATGGTGTCACTGCAGGACGACAGCCGAACCATCACCTCCTCATCAAGAATCTGACGTGGACCCTAAATtaggacaataaataaataaataaaagctgtttaCAGGCACTAAATGTTTCACACCAACAGAAAAGACAGCAGACAGGaagttatcaaaataaaagttcttTGTTAAGCAATCGCCTGcttccactgaaaaaaaataaaggtgtaTCACTGGTTTTTTTCCCTCACCTTCTCTAACACCTTGCAGACATACTGGCACCATAggatgaggaagatgatgatgacCAACAAAAGGATGATGGTTACcaagcagccaatcaggatggGTGTTTTTCCATCATCTGGTGGGTCACTGGCTGATGGATCAACTGCTGAGGAGAACAGAGGTTAGAAAATGGACATCGTTAGGATTTTAGCTACAAATCAGTTTGTTAATGTGCCTCGTTAAGCAGAACTGGCAGAAATGCTGACAGATTTATTTCCTCAGCATATTAAGAAGAGTGAACGTTTCCCTCTGCTGTGAGCAGAACAGCGCCCTCTGGCTGTGTGCGGCTGTAAGTTCAGTCTCAGGTTTGAAACTGGCTGGTTTTTACGAACTAGCATCTACTTTACTTTAAGGTGAATTAAAGGTCACACCTGGCTTTGTTGCAGGGGTTGTGATGGTGTCCTGAGTGGGTAGAGGAGATGTCATCTGGGTTGGGAGTACGGTGTCCACTGATGACCAAAAACCAGGTAGTTACTTCATGTTTATGCTTTGCACTGTaactgtttgcatgtgtgcacgtgtgttaCCTGACTGAAAGGAAATCTCGCTGAACATCATCCAAACATCAGCGAAGTAAAAGCGGCAGCGAACGAATCTGGCAGTGCGGTGGTTCAGAAGCACTGTGACGTAGCGGGCGCTTGGGTTCCGGTCATCCAGGACCGTCCTGAACTCCACAGGCTCCGCCTCCCATCCGAAGTGGGGCTTAAACCAACAGGAGACCGAGGAGAAGATCTTCACGCCGCGGGAGAACATGTTGTTACTGTGCACCTGGGTGGAGATTGAAAACAAGAGTAAGTGTAGCTGGTAGagcttctgtttttaaagggaTGATGGCACGGTAGGAGCAGCAGGTGATGTGCAGATGACTCCACTGAGGATCGCTGCAGCCTCAAACTACTGATGTGGTTACACGGTGGTGAAGATGGCTTCAAGCAGCTGGGTTAAAAGTTGGACCCAAGATAAAACATCCCAGAGAGGAAATATTCCTAAATTTATATGACAGCACTGTGCAGGCGCCTGAAGACTTACAAGGTTACGTTACTTTAGTTAGTGCTGGACTgaatcactgtgacatcactttgATGTTGTTCTCCAGTTATAATAGCAATATGCTGTAGTCACAGCCGTGGGCTGAGGCTGATGCTAAGATGGTGCCAAGCTAACTAAAGAGTGTGTGTCCCTCCTGAGAGAAACCTGACACTGGATCTGAACCAGAGGCAGTTTTTAGACTCTGAGTAAACGCAAGTGTGCCGTGAACCACGACTGCTGTGcgagaaagaggaagcagaaatGTGAAACCTTCATCGAGGTGAAGTTTCTCTGCCCATCGAACACAAACTCCATCTCCACGTGTTCCAGCGAGTCGTTCTTCCAGCCCAGGTAGTCATAGCCGGGCCACACGCTCTGCCAGGATGACTTCACACGGGTCTTTGTGAAGTCATCCTGGCCGGTCACGCCGTCCGTCAGCTGACCCAGGCCGCCAGAAAGCCTCCTGTTGGATGACAAAGCGCTCAGTAAACAGGCGACAGTGGTGTGCgatgagagtgtgtgtgagacagactCACCCCCTCTCGTGTACTCCATCATATGTGGAGTCATTGAGGGTGGCGATGGGATAACCGGGCGGCATCATGCGCTGACCCTCTGGAGCGCTGTAGGAGATCAGCCCGTCTGAAACCCGGAGAAGTTAAAGGAACAGCAGATGTTCAACCTTCATGACAACACCAGGCAAACTCCTGTTTTTGCTTACTTGATATAATGTTTGTTAAATCAAAGGTGTTGTTGATGACAAATGCTCATTTATGGCCATTAAAAGCTTTTATGTTGACATGAGGAGGGTTACCTGAGAAGTGATGAAAATTCAAATTTACTGAATAAACAAGAAAACGCACATTTACAAaacaactgtgtgtttgtgtgtcctacCCTCCCACGGGCAGCCGTACAGCTCCACTCTCATGCAGACAGTGGTGGACAGTTTGGTGACGGGGAGCAGGCGGACATGGCGGGTGACGATTGGGGGGTGAAGGTCTTTGAAGACAGAGGTGTAGGCATCTTTGTTGCCCTCGATGACCTGCACACAAATATCAGGGACGCCAACAAAACATCACCCAGCAGTCCAGAAAGGTTACAGCCCTGCAGCCTCCTGAAGCCGTGGGTCACTCAGCAGGATCGTAGTGTTTAAAATGAACCTGCAGGTCATGAACTATTAACAGGTTTCATTGTTAGTATGATCCATATTCATATAAAGGACCATCTACACAGAGGAAGTTCTATAGAACAATTATTCATTTAAGCCATCTGACCTTTGCAAAgaacttttcctgtttttgcaaACATCTTTCTGTGAGTTTGTAAATCATgtttaaagggaaataaaatgcaatatttGATCTTTTTCATTTCACGCCTGGACAGCAGTAACAATGCTGCTGAGATCAAACCAGACGAACCGCCCTCTGACAGAGTCAGGCTCAGGGGGGCACCGATCAATTTACTGATATTTATGGATTTGGAGGGCCGACTGAACGGGCCACTCTGACCAGAACCGCTGAAGCAAAGTCAAAGAGCTCAGTTAAAAACTTTAGAAAGACTAGAAACAAATTCTCAGAGTTACACAGAAGACATCAAAGATGCTAAACAAACGGACCACGACTATGATGCAGGACTTACAGCAGAATCAGAGCAGGTGAAACATGTTCACAAGCAATTAACATTAACAATTAACATTGTATTTACACGTGCAGCTAATAAGTGCCTACATGGTGTCATTCCAAACTGAACAACTGCACACATAAAATAAGCATTCAAAACAAAGAAGCGGGAGAGTTTCAGCTCTGCATGAATCAGTCACTCCTCAGCGGATGTTTTTAGGCTTCATTTCCTGCAGTGAAAAAGGACCCTGAGAAATTAGGAATGGGAATCTGTAGCTGCCGGGCAAAGAATAATCAGAAAACTGCAGCTACTCTGGGAATGTGAGGGAGGAGCCTCAGATTCAAAACATGATTCTGGTGTTTCACACTGCTGCGTAGCTGCCAGCAGGAAGCTGTGTGTAACTGTCATTTCCTCTGATATGAGTATGAATGACCAGAAGCAGCTTAGGGTGAAAAATCCtggtcttttattttcttcctctttctcctgttCTTCCCTCCATCAGTCCTCACATTTCCTCTCCAGATTTTCTCCCATTCTTCCCTCAGCTCAGACCCTCCTCATGTctcatttttcagtctgtttcctCTCATCAAGTCAGATATTTGAGTCGCTCACCTCGTTCCCCTGCCGGTTCCTCCAGGACTTCCACAGCCTGCCGTCTCTGCTGTAGTTTACACGGTACTCTCGGGCAAACTCATTCCCGGAGTTTCTGATATATCGTCCCTGAGTCCCGATAACTGTCAGAAAGGTGAGCCTGCCCAGATCCACCtgaaaaaaatccagtaaaaAGCTTTCTGTCAAATCATCTGACATACGTAAAAACCAAAGAAGGTTTAGAGCCCTCCACAGGTTTGTTAATCCTGCAGTTTATGTCACAGCGGAGCACTGAGTGTGGAAGGAAGCAGCCAAATACACCACACATTCAGACcacgcacacgcacgcgcacacacacacacacacacacacacacacacacacgcgcgcgcgcacacacatgcacgcacacacgcacacacacacgcacacacacacgcacgcgcacacaggcacacacacgcacacacgaacgcacatgcacacacacacgcgcgcacacagtcacacagacgcacacacgcacacacgaacgcacatgcacacacacacgcgcgcgcgagcacacagacacacacaggcacacacacgcacacgctgTAGATTTTGAGGATATTTGTCCTGTAATTGAAAATTCCCCTCAGATGATTTTGTAACATTCAAACACACCTGAGCGTGACTGAGCATGTGTGAGACACAAACCTCCAGGTACTGACTGTCTGAAGGCAGCGCTGCAGGACACCAGGCCCCATCTCCCTCCTCACGATacaacctacacacacacacacacacacacacacacacagacagagataaaACACACCTGCAAAGCTCTCAAATCTTCACCTTTAACTCATAACTTGACTTCATTCTAAAGCAccgttttttttaatcccataattccatctcaggttttgtgtttttgctctctgagctgcactgaccTGGCATACTGGGGTCCTGTGGTTTCGTGCCATTGGCTGGATGCTTTGATGGCATCGTCTTTGATCCGTCCATCCTCCATGCCCAAGGGATAGCGACAATGTGCTGGAAGAACACGTTCAGAATGATGGTTTATTTTTCTAGACCAGTTTTAgatattaataaatgaaacattttattgtattttaacaGTATTAATTGGCTGTTTGCAGAGGAAAGAATTCATTTTAGGGTAATGGGAGACTGGGTTAATGTTAGatggggttgtgtgtgtgtgtgtgtgtgtgtgtgtgtgtgtgtgtgtgtgtgtgtgtgtgtgtgtgtgtgtttgtgtttgtgtgtgtgtataccggGATCAATCTGTCCGATGGCTGCTGTAGCTTGAAGGATCAGCAGCAAGAAGAGGTGCATGATGGTCCGCCgatcacaccaacacacacgcTACATCTCTGTGAGAAAGAGAACCAACATGAACATCTGCAGCTTACAGCGAGGGTCTGCGCAGACAGCGAGggaaatcaatcaatcaatccatcttctgcttatccagttcagaggGCTGGAAGCTGCCATGGTGAGAGGGGCACttcctggacaggctgccagtctgtgACTGTGACACATCATCAGCAGTCATCACCAACTAAcccaacatgcatgtctttaggAGGGAGTCAGAGCTCCCAAAGAGAGCCGACAGGCACATGGAGAACATGCACGCCCCCCACCCctgaggcgacagtgctaacaTTGCACCACCGTGCCgacttcttttttgtaatattcTGCACATTTTTAGGAAATTTATGAGGAAAGTTTCAaggacaaaatacaaaatgaagcaTTAGAATTTGTAGCTTTGTTATCCTGACATGCCTGTTTGTGCATATGAGCATTATTGTAAAATAACAAGATCCTTAgagtaaataaatgttttagtcCTGATTTTGTCTCCCATCCTCACAAGGTTTCTGGATGTATTTCATGTCAAATGCATCATTCTTTAAAAATTCTgcattttttgttgctttttgctGCTCCTGTCCTCATTCACACCTTAAAATGTTTTGTCCCCTCTCGTCTACTTTACGTGTCCCAGAATCATCCTGTGATTCAAACTGGGAGATCCTGTTCAGCACTTTGACCCCTCTATCCTTGGTTAAATAGATGAGAATGCTTCATTCAGGCAGAATAAGGACTTCCATTGTTCACATGAAGAATTATTGAACTGATTATCTgacataaaacactgaaaactgtaatttcctccaaacaaaacacaaaagttaTGTTTTTGCTGCAGGAAGTCGACGATCTCCAGCAGTTAAAGTTTTACACAACTGCAGCGGGACGGGTGGACGAGGAGGCTGAATGACTCCCTCCATCATTTACGAGaggggagagtgtgtgtgcgtgtgtgtgatttCACAATGTTATTGCTGTTGGAGCGGAGCAGTTTATAAATACTGGATGCAAACAGCAACCCACTCACTGAGGTTATgcaacactgaaacacacacacacacacacacacacacacacacacacacacacacacacac
Above is a window of Archocentrus centrarchus isolate MPI-CPG fArcCen1 unplaced genomic scaffold, fArcCen1 scaffold_68_ctg1, whole genome shotgun sequence DNA encoding:
- the LOC115777734 gene encoding discoidin domain-containing receptor 2-like isoform X3 is translated as MHLFLLLILQATAAIGQIDPAHCRYPLGMEDGRIKDDAIKASSQWHETTGPQYARLYREEGDGAWCPAALPSDSQYLEVDLGRLTFLTVIGTQGRYIRNSGNEFAREYRVNYSRDGRLWKSWRNRQGNEVIEGNKDAYTSVFKDLHPPIVTRHVRLLPVTKLSTTVCMRVELYGCPWEDGLISYSAPEGQRMMPPGYPIATLNDSTYDGVHERGRLSGGLGQLTDGVTGQDDFTKTRVKSSWQSVWPGYDYLGWKNDSLEHVEMEFVFDGQRNFTSMKVHSNNMFSRGVKIFSSVSCWFKPHFGWEAEPVEFRTVLDDRNPSARYVTVLLNHRTARFVRCRFYFADVWMMFSEISFQSVDTVLPTQMTSPLPTQDTITTPATKPAVDPSASDPPDDGKTPILIGCLVTIILLLVIIIFLILWCQYVCKVLEKGPRQILDEEVMVRLSSCSDTIILQTPPVPPRSGRAPAGPVNSDPHYERIFLLDPQYQNPAVLRNKLPELSQSAEASACGGGYAEPDITQCTPHQCFHNNAPHYAETDIVRLQGVTGSNMYAVPALTVDSLTRKDISAAEFPRQQLIFREKLGEGQFGEVHLCEAEGLPEFLGEGSPLPDRDGRSVLVAVKQLRADATSQARNDFLKEIKIMSRLNDPNIIRLLCVCVSSDPLCMVTEYMENGDLNMFLSQREIESTLTHANNIPSVSLSDLLHMAVQISSGMKYLASLNFVHRDLATRNCLLDRRLTIKIADFGMSRNLYSSDYYRIQGRAVLPIRWMAWESILLGKFTTASDVWAFGVTLRYNVVMEADTAGQLRGRIVPVPDLWVHSEQTSFSFFYPFPAPLTPPQPFNLHHLFLSLAFSLIVYSIIGL
- the LOC115777734 gene encoding discoidin domain-containing receptor 2-like isoform X4 — encoded protein: MHLFLLLILQATAAIGQIDPAHCRYPLGMEDGRIKDDAIKASSQWHETTGPQYARLYREEGDGAWCPAALPSDSQYLEVDLGRLTFLTVIGTQGRYIRNSGNEFAREYRVNYSRDGRLWKSWRNRQGNEVIEGNKDAYTSVFKDLHPPIVTRHVRLLPVTKLSTTVCMRVELYGCPWEDGLISYSAPEGQRMMPPGYPIATLNDSTYDGVHERGRLSGGLGQLTDGVTGQDDFTKTRVKSSWQSVWPGYDYLGWKNDSLEHVEMEFVFDGQRNFTSMKVHSNNMFSRGVKIFSSVSCWFKPHFGWEAEPVEFRTVLDDRNPSARYVTVLLNHRTARFVRCRFYFADVWMMFSEISFQSVDTVLPTQMTSPLPTQDTITTPATKPAVDPSASDPPDDGKTPILIGCLVTIILLLVIIIFLILWCQYVCKVLEKGPRQILDEEVMVRLSSCSDTIILQTPPVPPRSGRAPAGPVNSDPHYERIFLLDPQYQNPAVLRNKLPELSQSAEASACGGGYAEPDITQCTPHQCFHNNAPHYAETDIVRLQGVTGSNMYAVPALTVDSLTRKDISAAEFPRQQLIFREKLGEGQFGEVHLCEAEGLPEFLGEGSPLPDRDGRSVLVAVKQLRADATSQARNDFLKEIKIMSRLNDPNIIRLLCVCVSSDPLCMVTEYMENGDLNMFLSQREIESTLTHANNIPSVSLSDLLHMAVQISSGMKYLASLNFVHRDLATRNCLLDRRLTIKIADFGMSRNLYSSDYYRIQGRAVLPIRWMAWESILLGKFTTASDVWAFGVTLWEIFTLCKEQPYSLLSDEQVIENTGEFFRNQGRQIFLYAPPLCPPSLFELMMRCWSRDIPDRPTFEGLYQALKPHVNQ
- the LOC115777734 gene encoding discoidin domain-containing receptor 2-like isoform X1, which gives rise to MHLFLLLILQATAAIGQIDPAHCRYPLGMEDGRIKDDAIKASSQWHETTGPQYARLYREEGDGAWCPAALPSDSQYLEVDLGRLTFLTVIGTQGRYIRNSGNEFAREYRVNYSRDGRLWKSWRNRQGNEVIEGNKDAYTSVFKDLHPPIVTRHVRLLPVTKLSTTVCMRVELYGCPWEDGLISYSAPEGQRMMPPGYPIATLNDSTYDGVHERGRLSGGLGQLTDGVTGQDDFTKTRVKSSWQSVWPGYDYLGWKNDSLEHVEMEFVFDGQRNFTSMKVHSNNMFSRGVKIFSSVSCWFKPHFGWEAEPVEFRTVLDDRNPSARYVTVLLNHRTARFVRCRFYFADVWMMFSEISFQSVDTVLPTQMTSPLPTQDTITTPATKPAVDPSASDPPDDGKTPILIGCLVTIILLLVIIIFLILWCQYVCKVLEKGPRQILDEEVMVRLSSCSDTIILQTPPVPPRSGRAPAGPVNSDPHYERIFLLDPQYQNPAVLRNKLPELSQSAEASACGGGYAEPDITQCTPHQCFHNNAPHYAETDIVRLQGVTGSNMYAVPALTVDSLTRKDISAAEFPRQQLIFREKLGEGQFGEVHLCEAEGLPEFLGEGSPLPDRDGRSVLVAVKQLRADATSQARNDFLKEIKIMSRLNDPNIIRLLCVCVSSDPLCMVTEYMENGDLNMFLSQREIESTLTHANNIPSVSLSDLLHMAVQISSGMKYLASLNFVHRDLATRNCLLDRRLTIKIADFGMSRNLYSSDYYRIQGRAVLPIRWMAWESILLGKFTTASDVWAFGVTLRYNVVMEADTAGQLRGRIVPVPDLWVHSEQTSFSFFYPFPAPLTPPQPFNLHHLFLSLAFRDSRNGTVLAVSPSLWFLLLLLLLLLLLLL
- the LOC115777734 gene encoding discoidin domain-containing receptor 2-like isoform X2; the encoded protein is MHLFLLLILQATAAIGQIDPAHCRYPLGMEDGRIKDDAIKASSQWHETTGPQYARLYREEGDGAWCPAALPSDSQYLEVDLGRLTFLTVIGTQGRYIRNSGNEFAREYRVNYSRDGRLWKSWRNRQGNEVIEGNKDAYTSVFKDLHPPIVTRHVRLLPVTKLSTTVCMRVELYGCPWEDGLISYSAPEGQRMMPPGYPIATLNDSTYDGVHERGRLSGGLGQLTDGVTGQDDFTKTRVKSSWQSVWPGYDYLGWKNDSLEHVEMEFVFDGQRNFTSMKVHSNNMFSRGVKIFSSVSCWFKPHFGWEAEPVEFRTVLDDRNPSARYVTVLLNHRTARFVRCRFYFADVWMMFSEISFQSVDTVLPTQMTSPLPTQDTITTPATKPVDPSASDPPDDGKTPILIGCLVTIILLLVIIIFLILWCQYVCKVLEKGPRQILDEEVMVRLSSCSDTIILQTPPVPPRSGRAPAGPVNSDPHYERIFLLDPQYQNPAVLRNKLPELSQSAEASACGGGYAEPDITQCTPHQCFHNNAPHYAETDIVRLQGVTGSNMYAVPALTVDSLTRKDISAAEFPRQQLIFREKLGEGQFGEVHLCEAEGLPEFLGEGSPLPDRDGRSVLVAVKQLRADATSQARNDFLKEIKIMSRLNDPNIIRLLCVCVSSDPLCMVTEYMENGDLNMFLSQREIESTLTHANNIPSVSLSDLLHMAVQISSGMKYLASLNFVHRDLATRNCLLDRRLTIKIADFGMSRNLYSSDYYRIQGRAVLPIRWMAWESILLGKFTTASDVWAFGVTLRYNVVMEADTAGQLRGRIVPVPDLWVHSEQTSFSFFYPFPAPLTPPQPFNLHHLFLSLAFRDSRNGTVLAVSPSLWFLLLLLLLLLLLLL